Proteins from a single region of Flaviflexus salsibiostraticola:
- a CDS encoding HelD family protein produces the protein MDAVSEEQAYVDRAYSRLDSLAAGYTRKLAEIRRQGGRGNPEELFQRDSFAADYEDHLARLSHVEHQLVLGRLDTESGDVGHIGRIGLRDEDRNVILLDWRAPQAEPFYQATALNPQGMVRRRHIQSRLRKVISVEDELLTSDTEATANLNLTGEGALMASLGSARQGHMGDIVATIQVEQDRIIRADSTGVLIVQGGPGTGKTAVALHRAAYLLYAHRNRLANSGVLILGPSPSFLSYISRVLPSLGESDVVSSTVADLLPGVTATGVDRPEVEEIKGRAVWVRIARRAVDYLQRPLTTPTTLRINSFDIELTPDVIAIGHARARRGDRPHNEARQSYARAVIEELVRKYLEVSDTEEQDWLKADIASNEQVRRAVNLCWLPATPTWLLEHLYAHPGLLKRLAPELSDDERALLERPRGSGFTEADIPILDELAELLGDVPAAESDDDSLESYASATLASMDLGGGIVTGRMLAERQRQGGRRLPLAERAAQDRTWAYGHVVVDEAQELSPLAWRMVARRVPSRSLTIVGDLDQRPSGAPEGGWRELLGPLASHMREEVLTISYRTPAAVLEEAEAAMNRRGISLRHPVNAVREVDRSLRYEELDVAIEQELAFLTAEYGEGQGLIAIISENPPAIDHPQIHTMTPREAKGLEFDSVIVDGTIAEPGDLYVAMTRPTQHLILTPGTEI, from the coding sequence ATGGATGCAGTTTCCGAGGAGCAGGCCTACGTCGACAGGGCGTACTCACGGCTCGACTCCTTAGCTGCGGGCTACACCCGCAAACTGGCGGAGATCCGCCGACAGGGGGGTCGCGGGAACCCCGAGGAGCTGTTCCAACGAGACTCGTTCGCGGCAGATTACGAGGACCATCTCGCCCGCCTGTCGCACGTCGAGCACCAGCTGGTCCTCGGCAGGCTCGACACCGAATCGGGTGACGTGGGCCATATCGGGCGCATCGGGCTCCGTGACGAGGATCGCAATGTGATTCTTCTCGATTGGCGAGCCCCTCAGGCCGAGCCGTTCTACCAGGCCACGGCCCTCAACCCACAGGGCATGGTGCGCCGCCGCCACATCCAGTCCCGCCTGCGGAAGGTCATCTCGGTCGAGGATGAGCTGTTGACGTCGGATACGGAGGCGACCGCCAATCTCAACCTCACCGGCGAGGGCGCCCTCATGGCCTCTCTCGGCTCCGCCCGTCAGGGCCACATGGGGGACATCGTCGCCACCATTCAGGTTGAGCAGGACCGCATCATCCGCGCCGACTCCACCGGCGTCCTCATCGTTCAGGGCGGCCCCGGCACCGGCAAGACCGCCGTCGCACTCCACCGCGCCGCCTACCTGCTCTACGCGCACCGCAACCGGCTCGCGAACTCCGGCGTCCTCATCCTCGGGCCCTCCCCCTCGTTCCTCTCCTACATCTCACGCGTCCTGCCCTCGCTCGGCGAATCCGACGTCGTGTCGTCGACCGTCGCCGATCTTCTCCCAGGGGTGACCGCGACCGGAGTCGACCGCCCTGAGGTCGAGGAGATCAAGGGCAGAGCCGTCTGGGTCCGAATCGCGCGGCGCGCCGTCGACTATCTCCAGCGCCCGCTCACGACGCCGACGACCCTCCGGATCAACTCCTTCGATATCGAGCTGACGCCCGACGTCATCGCGATCGGCCACGCGCGTGCCCGCCGCGGCGATCGGCCGCACAATGAGGCGCGCCAGTCCTACGCCCGCGCCGTCATCGAGGAGCTCGTGAGGAAGTACCTCGAAGTCTCGGACACGGAGGAGCAGGACTGGCTCAAGGCCGACATCGCGTCCAACGAGCAGGTCCGCCGCGCCGTCAATCTCTGCTGGCTGCCCGCGACTCCGACGTGGCTCCTCGAGCACCTCTATGCCCACCCCGGTCTGCTCAAGCGGCTCGCACCCGAACTGTCGGACGACGAGCGTGCCCTGCTCGAGCGACCGCGAGGATCCGGTTTCACCGAGGCCGACATTCCAATCCTCGACGAGCTCGCCGAGCTGCTCGGCGACGTTCCCGCGGCGGAGTCGGACGACGACAGCCTCGAATCGTACGCGAGCGCGACACTGGCGAGCATGGACCTCGGCGGCGGTATCGTCACCGGCAGGATGCTGGCGGAGCGCCAGCGCCAGGGCGGCAGGCGCCTCCCCCTGGCGGAACGCGCCGCACAGGACCGCACGTGGGCGTACGGGCACGTCGTCGTCGACGAGGCCCAGGAGCTGTCGCCCCTCGCGTGGCGCATGGTTGCCCGGCGTGTCCCGTCCCGGTCGCTGACGATCGTCGGCGACCTCGATCAGCGCCCGTCGGGCGCCCCCGAGGGCGGCTGGCGAGAGCTGCTCGGACCGCTCGCGAGCCATATGCGAGAAGAGGTGCTGACGATCTCCTACCGCACTCCGGCGGCTGTACTCGAGGAGGCCGAGGCGGCGATGAACCGGCGCGGCATCAGCCTCCGCCATCCGGTCAACGCCGTTCGCGAGGTCGACCGCTCTCTCCGATACGAGGAGCTGGACGTCGCGATCGAGCAGGAGCTCGCGTTCCTCACCGCCGAATACGGTGAGGGCCAGGGCCTCATCGCCATCATCTCCGAGAACCCGCCCGCCATCGATCATCCGCAGATCCATACGATGACGCCGCGGGAAGCGAAGGGGCTCGAGTTCGACTCGGTCATCGTCGATGGGACAATAGCGGAGCCGGGTGACCTCTATGTCGCCATGACGCGGCCCACCCAGCACCTCATCCTCACCCCTGGAACGGAGATCTGA
- a CDS encoding DUF3151 domain-containing protein, giving the protein MHISIGPEATHLPDEPEVRALIESAAPDEVARRHPQSPLAWARLAELAWTEGRELDSYAYARVGYHRGLDALRRAGWRGKGPVPASHEPNRGFLQALHCLGRAAAAIGETAEVDRISAFLDECDPSAREIFDA; this is encoded by the coding sequence ATGCACATCTCAATCGGCCCTGAGGCCACGCACCTGCCTGACGAGCCTGAGGTTCGCGCGCTCATCGAGAGCGCAGCACCCGACGAGGTCGCCCGCCGGCATCCGCAGTCGCCCCTCGCGTGGGCGCGACTCGCGGAGCTGGCCTGGACCGAGGGCCGCGAGCTCGATTCCTATGCATACGCACGAGTCGGCTATCACCGCGGCCTCGACGCGCTGCGCAGGGCTGGTTGGCGGGGCAAGGGCCCCGTCCCTGCCTCACATGAACCGAACCGCGGTTTCCTCCAGGCGCTCCATTGCCTCGGCCGCGCCGCCGCGGCAATCGGCGAGACAGCCGAAGTCGACCGGATCTCCGCATTCCTCGACGAGTGCGATCCGTCGGCTCGAGAGATCTTCGACGCATAG
- a CDS encoding AMP-binding protein, with amino-acid sequence MARQHYSPGVPDEIELPTKPLPDLLDRAVADFPTRHAIDFIGEKTSYAELGEMVRKTASMLTLAGIKRGDVVAAILPNCTQHVALAYATWSIGAILAEHNPLAPAKELVAQIENDGAQVVVGWEKTLVDLADMLPGRTIIAVNLTAALPRRSRMLLKLPVKAARAQRDKMRGRVPAHVYSFEKMVASAPSSFVAEGPDLHDVAVYLHTGGTTGSPKAVCLTHFNLMSNFEQVIAWLQFERGKETVGSILPFFHAFGMILSLILSIGLAATQNVLPSFDPEMLIAANKRHPITFFGGVPPMYERILQAFNGDKPFTKLRYSVSGAMPLDPDLARRWEEATDSLLIEGYGMTEASPVISGSPVSAARRPSTLGLPFPSVDVKIVDPENIENEVPEGEIGELLVRGPNIFVGYLNNPEETEQTLVDGEWLRTGDLVRMDDGLLVMADRRKELIITSGFNIYPSQVEEAVRSMPGIHDVAVVGMPDGSRGEAVVAALVLEPGASIDLENVRKWTQDKLSHYSMPRSIAIMDELPRSQLGKVMRRSVRDQLQDLELQAGVWRKKLSATGDDLKGRATELRERIEERTRPQEGRNQQSAPEPANDDEQGPTPPQN; translated from the coding sequence ATGGCCCGTCAGCATTACTCTCCGGGTGTCCCGGATGAGATCGAGCTTCCAACGAAACCGCTTCCCGATCTGCTCGATCGGGCAGTGGCGGACTTCCCGACCCGCCATGCCATCGACTTCATCGGTGAGAAGACCAGCTACGCAGAGCTCGGAGAGATGGTTCGCAAGACCGCCTCGATGCTGACGCTGGCCGGCATCAAGCGCGGCGACGTGGTCGCCGCGATCCTCCCGAACTGCACACAGCATGTGGCGCTCGCCTACGCGACCTGGTCGATCGGCGCGATCCTCGCCGAGCACAACCCGCTCGCCCCCGCGAAGGAGCTCGTCGCGCAGATCGAGAACGATGGCGCCCAGGTGGTCGTCGGCTGGGAGAAGACGCTCGTCGACCTCGCCGACATGCTGCCCGGCCGGACGATCATCGCCGTCAATCTGACGGCGGCCCTGCCGAGGCGCTCACGGATGCTCCTCAAGCTACCGGTCAAGGCGGCCCGCGCACAGCGCGACAAGATGAGGGGCAGGGTGCCCGCCCACGTCTACTCCTTCGAGAAGATGGTGGCCTCCGCGCCGTCCTCCTTCGTCGCAGAGGGTCCCGACCTCCACGACGTGGCCGTCTATCTGCACACGGGTGGCACGACGGGCTCCCCGAAGGCCGTCTGCCTCACCCACTTCAATCTCATGTCGAACTTCGAGCAGGTCATCGCCTGGCTCCAATTCGAGCGCGGAAAGGAGACCGTTGGATCGATCCTGCCGTTCTTCCACGCATTCGGCATGATACTGTCCCTCATCCTCTCGATCGGACTCGCCGCAACTCAGAACGTGCTTCCGTCATTCGACCCGGAGATGCTCATTGCGGCGAACAAGAGGCACCCGATCACGTTCTTCGGCGGTGTCCCGCCGATGTATGAGCGCATCCTCCAGGCCTTCAACGGAGATAAGCCATTCACGAAGCTGCGCTACTCCGTCTCGGGGGCTATGCCGCTCGATCCGGACCTCGCCCGACGCTGGGAAGAGGCGACAGATTCCCTTCTCATCGAGGGCTACGGTATGACAGAGGCCTCGCCGGTCATCTCCGGCTCCCCCGTCTCCGCCGCCCGCAGGCCGTCAACCCTCGGACTGCCGTTCCCGTCCGTCGACGTCAAGATCGTCGACCCGGAGAACATCGAGAATGAGGTTCCCGAGGGCGAGATCGGCGAGCTCCTCGTGCGCGGGCCGAATATCTTCGTCGGCTACCTCAACAACCCCGAAGAGACCGAGCAGACCCTCGTCGACGGCGAGTGGCTGCGCACGGGAGATCTCGTGCGGATGGATGACGGGCTCCTCGTCATGGCGGATCGCCGCAAGGAGCTCATCATCACCTCCGGCTTCAACATCTACCCGTCACAGGTCGAGGAGGCGGTGCGATCGATGCCCGGCATCCACGATGTCGCGGTCGTCGGCATGCCCGACGGCAGCCGCGGCGAGGCTGTCGTTGCCGCGCTCGTTCTCGAGCCCGGTGCCTCGATTGACCTCGAAAACGTTCGAAAGTGGACCCAGGACAAGCTCTCCCATTATTCGATGCCGCGCTCGATCGCGATCATGGATGAACTCCCCCGCTCCCAGCTCGGCAAGGTCATGAGGCGCTCGGTGCGCGACCAGCTCCAGGACCTCGAATTACAGGCTGGTGTGTGGCGCAAGAAGCTTTCCGCCACGGGC
- the serA gene encoding phosphoglycerate dehydrogenase — protein sequence MPRRRRWREDRAMTRALLLENPHSNADAAFVRAGIEVVRHHGALDESDLIEALEGFDMLGIRSKTEVTQKVIDAHPDLLAIGTFAIGTNQIDLEAATNRGVAVFNAPYSNTRSVVELAIGEIISLSRRLPVQNDALHRGIWEKSAVGAHEVRGRTLGIIGFGNIGMQLSVVAEALGMRVVFYDTAEKLIIGNARRMNSMEELLEVADIVSIHVDGRASNRNLFGEKEFAMMKPGAIFLNLSRGFLVDIDALAARIEDGSIAGAGVDVFPTEPRANGDHFDSVLTGLPNVILTPHVGGSTEEAQRAIGLFVSEKLVSYYRKGATDMSINMPQIVDSPAKSARYRIAWVHSNMPGALAKVNRIFAESGANIDAQQLATQGQVGYSVTDISSNIPEEAVAELAEAEETIRLRVLSRD from the coding sequence TTGCCGAGGCGGCGCCGGTGGCGCGAAGATAGAGCAATGACCCGTGCCCTGCTTCTTGAAAATCCCCATTCAAATGCTGATGCCGCGTTCGTCCGCGCCGGCATCGAGGTCGTGCGCCACCACGGTGCGCTCGACGAGTCCGACCTCATCGAGGCCCTCGAGGGCTTCGACATGCTGGGCATCCGATCGAAGACCGAGGTGACCCAGAAGGTCATCGACGCACACCCCGATCTGCTCGCCATCGGCACCTTCGCGATCGGCACCAACCAGATCGACCTCGAGGCCGCCACGAACCGCGGCGTCGCCGTCTTCAACGCCCCGTACTCGAATACGCGATCCGTTGTCGAGCTGGCCATCGGCGAGATCATCTCGCTCTCGCGCCGCCTTCCTGTCCAGAACGATGCGCTGCACCGTGGCATCTGGGAGAAGTCCGCCGTCGGCGCCCACGAGGTCCGTGGTCGCACTCTCGGCATCATCGGTTTCGGCAACATCGGTATGCAGCTCTCGGTCGTCGCCGAGGCGCTCGGCATGAGGGTCGTCTTCTACGACACGGCCGAGAAGCTCATCATCGGCAACGCTCGCCGCATGAACTCGATGGAGGAGCTCCTCGAGGTCGCCGACATCGTCTCCATCCACGTCGACGGCCGCGCCTCCAACAGGAACCTCTTCGGCGAGAAGGAGTTCGCGATGATGAAGCCCGGAGCGATTTTCCTCAACCTGTCGCGCGGCTTCCTCGTCGATATCGATGCGCTCGCCGCCCGAATCGAAGACGGTTCGATCGCGGGTGCCGGTGTCGACGTCTTCCCGACTGAGCCCCGCGCCAACGGCGATCACTTCGATTCGGTCCTCACGGGCCTGCCCAATGTCATCCTCACGCCTCACGTCGGCGGCTCGACCGAGGAGGCGCAGCGGGCCATCGGCCTGTTCGTGTCCGAAAAGCTTGTGTCCTATTACCGCAAGGGCGCGACCGACATGTCGATCAATATGCCGCAGATCGTCGACTCCCCTGCCAAATCCGCACGGTACCGGATAGCCTGGGTGCACTCGAACATGCCGGGCGCCCTGGCGAAGGTCAACCGGATTTTCGCGGAATCGGGTGCCAACATCGACGCCCAGCAGCTCGCAACGCAGGGCCAGGTGGGCTACTCGGTGACCGACATCTCGTCGAACATTCCAGAGGAAGCCGTCGCTGAGCTCGCCGAAGCCGAGGAGACCATCCGTCTGAGGGTGCTTTCTCGAGACTGA